The Fusobacterium pseudoperiodonticum DNA window CTCCAAAAATATTATATGATAAACTAAGCTCAGAATTATATAAGAAATCTTTTTCTTCTTCCCCTACATAAACCTTTGCTTCTGGATACTTATCAGCTAAGTCATTTAAACCTTCAATATGATCTCCATGTCCATGTGTTAAAACTATATATTTTAAATCTAAATTATGTTCTTCTATGTATGAGTATAATTTATCTAAATTACGTCCACCACAATCAAAAAAATAAGCTAGATTATTATCATCGTATGCTAAAAAACAATTTGTTCCATAAGCTCCTAAATGGAAGCATTTTACTTTCACTATTCTTTCTCCTTTCATATATTTGTCTTATTTGTCTTAAATTTAATATATTATAACAAATTGAACTAATATAGTCTACCTTGAATTTTTTACTAATTTTATAAAAAAAATTCTGTATTCTTTACAAAAGTTGATAAAAATAGTATAATTTCTTTATAAAAATTTAAATAACAAAGAGGTGTTTTATGAATAAAAAAATTATAATAATTGGAGGAGTTGCTGCAGGAATGAGTGCAGCTTCAAAGGCAAAAAGAATAGATAAATCTTTAGATATAACAGTTTATGAAATGACAGATGCTATATCTTGGGGAGCTTGTGGATTACCATATTATGTTGGTGATTTCTATCCTAATGCTTCTTTAATGGTTGCAAGAACTTATGAGGAATTTGAAAAAGAAGGAATCAATGTAAAAATTAAACATAAGGTTGAAAATGTAGATTTTAAAAATAAGAAAGTTTTTGTTAGAAACTTAAATGAAAATAAAGTTTTCGAAGATAACTATGATGAATTAGTTATAGCAACAGGTGCAAGTTCTACAAGTCCAAAAGATATTAAAAATCTAGATGCTGAAGGAGTATATCATTTAAAAACTTTTAATGAAGGTTTAGAAGTAAAAAAAGAAATGATGAAAAAAGAAAATGAAAATATAATTATCATTGGTGCAGGTTATATAGGAGTTGAAATTGCTGAAGCTGCCTTAAAACTTGGAAAAAATGTAAGAATTTTTCAACACTCAGCTAGAATTCTAAATAAAACTTTTGATAAAGAAATCACAGATTTATTAGAAAATCATATAAGAGAACATGAAAAAATCTCTTTACACTTAAATGAAAGTCCTCTTGAAGTAAGAACTTTTGAAAATAAGGTTATAGGTTTAAAAACTGATAAAAAAGAATATGCTGCAAATTTAATAATTGTTGCAACAGGTGTTAGACCTAATACAGAATTTTTAAAGGATACAGGTATTGAATTATTTAAAAATGGTGCTATTATAATAGATAGGTTTGGAAAAACTAATATTCCTAATGTCTATGCAGCTGGAGATTGTGCAACAGTTTATCATTCAGTCTTAGAAAAAAATGTATATATAGCTCTTGCAACAACAGCCAATAAATTAGGTAGACTTATTGGAGAAAATTTAACTGGTGCTAATAAAGAATTTATTGGAACATTAGGTTCAGCTGGAATAAAAGTTTTAGAATTTGAAGCAGCAAGAACAGGTATAACTGAACAAGAAGCTAAAGATAACAATATTAATTATAAGACTGTTTTTGTTGATGGTGAAGATCATTCAGCATATTATCCAGGTGGAGAAGATGTATATATAAAATTAATTTACCATGCTGATACAAAAATTTTATTAGGGGCACAAGTTGCAGGAAAAAGAGGTGCAGCATTGAGAGCAGATTCTTTAGCTGTTGCTATACAAAATAAAATGACAACTCAAGAATTAGCTAATATGGACTTCCTATATGCTCCTCCATTCGCAACTACTTGGGATATTATGAATGTAGCAGGTAATGTGGCAAAATAAGAAAGGAGAAAAAATTGAAAACTAAACATATCATTATCGTAACTGGTTTAAGTGGTGCAGGAAAAACAACTGCTTTAAATATTTTAGAAGATATGAACTATTACACTATTGATAATCTTCCTTTAGGACTTGAGAAATCTCTATTGGATACAGAGATTGAAAAATTGGCAGTTGGTATTGATATTAGAACTTTCAAAAATACAAAAGATTTCTTTAAATTTATCAATTTTATTAAAGAATCAGGTGTAAAAATGGATATTGTCTTCATTGAAGCACACGAGGCAATTATTTTAGGAAGATATACTTTGAGCCGTAGAGCTCATCCTTTAAAAGAAACAACTTTATTAAAAAGTATTTTGAAAGAAAAAGAAGTTCTTTTTCCAATAAGAGAAATTGCTGATTTAATAATAGATACAACTGAAATTAAAAATGTAGAATTAGAAAAAAGATTTAAAAAATTTTTATCTGGGAAAGATGAATTAAATATAGATATAAATATGAATATCCATATTCAATCATTTGGTTATAAATATGGTATTCCTACAGATAGTGATTTGATGTTTGATGTAAGATTTATTCCTAATCCTTATTATATTGAAAAATTAAGAGATATGAATGGTTATGATGAAGAAGTTAAAGACTATGTTTTATCACAAAAAGAGAGTACAGATTTTTATTCTAAATTGTTACCACTTATTGAGTTTTTAATTCCACAATATATAAAAGAAGGAAAAAAACACTTAACAATTTCTATAGGTTGCAGTGGTGGGCAACATAGATCTGTAACTTTTGTTAATAAGTTAGCTGAGGATTTAAAAAATAGCAAGGTATTAAGTCACATAAATATTTATGCTAGTCATAGGGAGAAAGAACTTGGACATTGGTAAACTTAATATTCCAGAATCACCTGGAGTATATTTGATGAAAAAAAATAATAAGGTTATCTATGTAGGAAAGGCTAAAAATCTTAAAAATAGAGTTAGTTCATACTTCAATAGAGTTCATGAAAGTGAAAAAACAAATGAGCTTGTTAAAAACATTGAAGATATTGAGTTCTTTCTTACAAATACAGAAATAGATGCCTTACTTTTAGAAAATAACTTAATAAAAAAATATTCGCCCAAATATAATATACTTTTAAAAGATGAAAAAACTTATCCTTTTATAAAAATAAGCAAGGAAGATTTTCCTAGTATTAAAATTGTCAGAACAACTAAGGCATTAGACATAAAAACAGGCGAATACTTTGGTCCTTATCCATATGGAGCTTGGAGACTTAAAGCTGTTCTTATGAAACTATTTAAAATAAGGGATTGCAATAGAGATATGAAAAAAAAATCTCAAAGGCCTTGTTTAAAATACTATATGAAAAGCTGTACAGGACCTTGTGTATATAAGGATATCAAAGAAGATTATAATAAAAATATTGAAAGTCTAAAACAAGTATTGAGAGGCAATAGTTCAAAATTGATATCTGACTTAAGCCTTCTTATGAATAAGTCGGCTGAAGAAATGGATTTTGAAAAGTCAATAGTCTATAGAGAACAGATAAAAGAATTAAAAAATATTGCTAACTCACAAATAATACAATATGAAAGAGAGCTTGATGAAGATATATTTGTATTTAAAACAATTTTAGATAAAGCTTTTATCTGTGTTTTAAATATGAGAGATGGAAAAATTTTAGGAAAAACTTCAACTTCCTTAGATTTAAAAAATAAAATTACAGATAATGTCTTTGAAGCAATATTTATGTCTTACTACTCAAAACATATTTTACCTAAAAGTTTGGTTTTAGATGCCGAGTATGAAAATGAGTTAGCTATTGTTGTTGAAGCATTAACACTCGAAGATTCTAAGAAAAAAGAGTTTCATTTTCCTAAGATAAAAAGTAGAAGGAAAGATTTACTTGAAATGGCATATAAAAACTTAGAAAGAGATATAGAAACATATTTTTCTAAGAAAGATACTATTGAAAAGGGAATTAAAGATTTAC harbors:
- a CDS encoding CoA-disulfide reductase, which codes for MNKKIIIIGGVAAGMSAASKAKRIDKSLDITVYEMTDAISWGACGLPYYVGDFYPNASLMVARTYEEFEKEGINVKIKHKVENVDFKNKKVFVRNLNENKVFEDNYDELVIATGASSTSPKDIKNLDAEGVYHLKTFNEGLEVKKEMMKKENENIIIIGAGYIGVEIAEAALKLGKNVRIFQHSARILNKTFDKEITDLLENHIREHEKISLHLNESPLEVRTFENKVIGLKTDKKEYAANLIIVATGVRPNTEFLKDTGIELFKNGAIIIDRFGKTNIPNVYAAGDCATVYHSVLEKNVYIALATTANKLGRLIGENLTGANKEFIGTLGSAGIKVLEFEAARTGITEQEAKDNNINYKTVFVDGEDHSAYYPGGEDVYIKLIYHADTKILLGAQVAGKRGAALRADSLAVAIQNKMTTQELANMDFLYAPPFATTWDIMNVAGNVAK
- the rapZ gene encoding RNase adapter RapZ produces the protein MKTKHIIIVTGLSGAGKTTALNILEDMNYYTIDNLPLGLEKSLLDTEIEKLAVGIDIRTFKNTKDFFKFINFIKESGVKMDIVFIEAHEAIILGRYTLSRRAHPLKETTLLKSILKEKEVLFPIREIADLIIDTTEIKNVELEKRFKKFLSGKDELNIDINMNIHIQSFGYKYGIPTDSDLMFDVRFIPNPYYIEKLRDMNGYDEEVKDYVLSQKESTDFYSKLLPLIEFLIPQYIKEGKKHLTISIGCSGGQHRSVTFVNKLAEDLKNSKVLSHINIYASHREKELGHW
- the uvrC gene encoding excinuclease ABC subunit UvrC, whose amino-acid sequence is MDIGKLNIPESPGVYLMKKNNKVIYVGKAKNLKNRVSSYFNRVHESEKTNELVKNIEDIEFFLTNTEIDALLLENNLIKKYSPKYNILLKDEKTYPFIKISKEDFPSIKIVRTTKALDIKTGEYFGPYPYGAWRLKAVLMKLFKIRDCNRDMKKKSQRPCLKYYMKSCTGPCVYKDIKEDYNKNIESLKQVLRGNSSKLISDLSLLMNKSAEEMDFEKSIVYREQIKELKNIANSQIIQYERELDEDIFVFKTILDKAFICVLNMRDGKILGKTSTSLDLKNKITDNVFEAIFMSYYSKHILPKSLVLDAEYENELAIVVEALTLEDSKKKEFHFPKIKSRRKDLLEMAYKNLERDIETYFSKKDTIEKGIKDLHDILNLKRFPRKIECFDISNIQGKDAVASMSVSIEGRAAKKEYRKFKIRCKDTPDDFSMMREVIERRYSKLADIDFPDVILIDGGLGQINAAAEILKKLGKLHLSELLSLAERNEEIYKYGEPEPYVLSKDMEALKIFQRVRDEAHRFGVTYHRKLRSKRIISSELDRIEGIGEVRRKKLLTKFGSVTAIKRASIEELKEIVPEKVALEIKNHIK